A genomic segment from Coccinella septempunctata chromosome 3, icCocSept1.1, whole genome shotgun sequence encodes:
- the LOC123309247 gene encoding uncharacterized protein LOC123309247, with product MRLCIIIAVFSFMVYQVEPACVDELMKLMTHDVTNTEMEMNVTIVDIENKIQKTKEDVESIIKETKLGIQSERDKLEDLENSAYGRSLSKKKSIADCLEADRVQMKIINTTESVIYSVCRADFSLFMVKLSLLFVESTSRKLEKDLVVCVDKYTDDCEKEKACIIETLKNVNDEINSINNEVEKKLNKIRDTSRICADGKSGVVISMIKEQEDKFNYCVEQILNDL from the exons ATGCGACTGTGTATAATTATTGCAGTTTTCTCTTTCATGGTCTACCAG GTAGAACCAGCCTGCGTCGATGAGCTCATGAAGCTAATGACGCACGATGTAACCAACACAGAAATGGAAATGAATGTCACAATAGTGGATATAGAGAACAAAATACAAAAGACCAAAGAGGATGTCGAATCCATAATAAAGGAGACGAAGCTAGGAATTCAATCGGAAAGAGATAAACTGGAAGATCTGGAAAATTCAGCTTACGGAAGATCATTGAGCAAGAAAAAGAGCATAGCTGACTGCTTAGAAGCTGACCGAGTTCAGATGAAGATAATAAACACCACAGAATCAGTCATATACAGCGTATGCAGGGctgatttttcacttttcatggTCAAATTATCCTTATTATTCGTTGAAAGTACTTCTAGAAAACTAGAAAAAGATTTGGTAGTCTGTGTTGATAAATACACGGACGATTGTGAAAAAGAAAAAGCGTGTATCATTGAAACCCTCAAGAATGTCAATGATGAAATAAATTCCATCAATAATGAAGTTGAGAAGAAACTGAACAAAATAAGGGATACCTCCAGAATCTGCGCTGATGGTAAAAGTGGCGTGGTGATATCTATGATCAAAGAACAAGAAGATAAATTCAACTATTGTGTAGAACAAATTCTTAATGATTTATAA